From Deinococcus aquaticus, one genomic window encodes:
- the nudC gene encoding NAD(+) diphosphatase, with protein sequence MNATSLPDAFQRDPHAAPGPDSVWFVFDGHRLILTAQEGLPTGPAAPFPVTDTSGLGSLDGRTMFTAALDGDLPGGFVSVPVRSAFGTLGDTLMGVAGYASQILEFHRTHRYCGRCATPMQDSAHERSRVCPNCGLTAYPRVAPVAMVLITRGHGPDTEVLLARGPNFPPGMYSAIAGFVEPSETLEVAAHREIAEEVGVTVTDLQYAFSQPWPFPHSLMIGFTARYQGGEITPQPGEIQDARFFPVTALPGLPPRVSIARALIDQAVQRALGDG encoded by the coding sequence GTGAACGCGACCAGCCTCCCGGACGCCTTCCAGCGTGACCCGCACGCCGCGCCCGGCCCGGACAGCGTGTGGTTCGTATTCGACGGACACCGCCTGATCCTGACCGCGCAGGAGGGATTGCCCACCGGCCCCGCCGCGCCCTTTCCCGTGACCGACACGAGCGGCCTGGGCAGCCTGGACGGCCGGACCATGTTCACGGCGGCGCTGGACGGCGACCTGCCCGGCGGGTTCGTGAGTGTCCCGGTCCGCTCGGCGTTCGGAACGCTGGGCGACACGCTGATGGGCGTGGCCGGGTACGCCTCGCAGATCCTGGAGTTTCACCGCACGCACCGCTACTGCGGACGCTGCGCGACGCCGATGCAGGACAGCGCGCACGAACGCTCCCGCGTATGCCCGAACTGCGGCCTGACCGCCTACCCGAGGGTCGCGCCGGTCGCGATGGTCCTCATCACGCGCGGGCACGGCCCGGACACCGAGGTGCTGCTGGCGCGCGGCCCGAACTTCCCGCCCGGCATGTACTCCGCCATCGCCGGATTCGTGGAGCCCAGCGAAACCCTGGAGGTCGCCGCGCACCGCGAGATTGCCGAGGAAGTCGGCGTGACCGTCACGGACCTGCAGTACGCGTTCAGTCAGCCGTGGCCGTTCCCGCACTCCCTGATGATCGGCTTCACCGCCCGCTACCAGGGAGGCGAGATCACCCCGCAACCCGGCGAGATCCAGGACGCCCGCTTCTTCCCGGTCACGGCGCTGCCTGGGCTGCCGCCCCGGGTCAGCATCGCCCGCGCCCTGATCGACCAGGCCGTGCAGAGGGCACTGGGTGATGGGTGA
- a CDS encoding NUDIX hydrolase, with product MQPSNRRPFDIRLPLGDVKFSVRVGILCTRGDTLLTNTEPGIGFHYLPGGAVTTGEDSATAAAREWTEETGLPPGPLRLVGVVESFFGPTERRQHEIGFYYHTPAPAELPDSPFTVQDNPGVTCHWLPLNDTESTPVYPLVIRDLLDVPPGEIRHIVNHEG from the coding sequence ATGCAACCATCCAATCGGAGACCGTTTGACATCCGCCTCCCCCTGGGCGACGTGAAGTTCAGCGTGCGGGTCGGCATCCTCTGCACGCGCGGCGACACGCTCCTCACGAACACCGAGCCCGGCATCGGCTTTCACTACCTGCCCGGCGGGGCCGTCACCACCGGCGAGGACTCCGCCACCGCCGCCGCCCGCGAATGGACGGAAGAAACAGGCCTGCCCCCCGGCCCACTGCGACTGGTCGGCGTGGTCGAGAGCTTCTTCGGCCCCACCGAACGCCGCCAGCACGAGATCGGCTTCTACTACCACACGCCCGCCCCAGCGGAACTGCCGGACAGCCCATTCACTGTGCAGGACAACCCCGGCGTGACCTGCCACTGGCTCCCACTGAACGACACCGAATCCACCCCGGTCTACCCGCTGGTCATCCGCGACCTGCTGGACGTTCCACCCGGCGAAATCCGCCACATCGTCAACCACGAAGGGTAA
- a CDS encoding DUF2201 family putative metallopeptidase, with amino-acid sequence MTPVPVTPEFQRLISGSRLRLRGKSAFFATLLLHAEFVPSREVAAAGTDGERVYVNPEVAAGLAPDVLDGLLLHEVLHAALSHVQRRGPREKKRWNRSADLIVNGMVTAAGLPTPPSSAGAARDEHLEKLSVEEVYTALDGEPDGDGEDGDDLLDGPPGDAPPRNGKPSSNVARQWQQALAQARSVDAMSGGKGDDPLGMHRELMRLAPARLDWRAHLWRFLARTPVDFGGFDRRFVGRGLYLEALDDESLSALIAVDTSGSVDDDAVRALVGEVQGVLGAYPHVRATLYYADTEAYGPHDLSPGGEIPPPQGGGGTDFRPIFALLDAHEPDVLIYLTDGYGDFPEQAPRVPTLWVVPPGGLEDEGFPFGDVLRLEEHG; translated from the coding sequence ATGACCCCGGTTCCCGTCACCCCTGAATTCCAGCGTCTGATCTCCGGCTCCCGGCTGCGGCTGCGGGGCAAGTCGGCGTTCTTCGCGACGTTGCTGCTGCACGCGGAGTTCGTGCCGTCACGGGAGGTCGCGGCGGCCGGAACGGACGGGGAGCGGGTGTACGTGAACCCGGAGGTGGCGGCCGGGCTGGCGCCGGACGTGCTGGACGGCTTGCTGCTGCACGAGGTCCTGCACGCGGCGCTGTCGCACGTGCAGCGGCGCGGCCCGCGTGAGAAGAAACGCTGGAACCGTTCGGCGGACCTGATCGTGAACGGCATGGTCACGGCCGCCGGGCTGCCCACGCCGCCCAGCAGCGCCGGGGCCGCGCGGGACGAGCACCTGGAGAAACTGAGTGTCGAGGAGGTGTACACCGCGCTGGACGGCGAACCGGACGGGGACGGCGAGGATGGCGACGACCTGCTGGACGGCCCGCCCGGTGACGCCCCGCCCCGGAACGGGAAGCCCTCCTCGAACGTGGCGCGGCAGTGGCAGCAGGCTCTGGCGCAGGCCCGTAGCGTGGACGCCATGAGCGGCGGGAAGGGCGACGACCCGCTGGGCATGCACCGCGAACTGATGAGACTGGCGCCCGCACGGCTGGACTGGCGGGCGCACCTGTGGCGGTTCCTGGCGCGCACCCCGGTCGATTTCGGCGGGTTCGACCGGCGCTTCGTGGGGCGTGGCCTGTACCTCGAAGCGCTGGACGACGAATCCCTGAGTGCCCTGATCGCCGTGGACACCTCCGGCAGCGTGGACGACGACGCGGTGCGCGCGCTGGTGGGCGAGGTGCAGGGCGTGCTGGGCGCGTACCCGCACGTGCGGGCCACGCTGTACTACGCGGACACCGAGGCGTACGGCCCGCACGACCTGTCGCCCGGCGGCGAGATCCCGCCCCCGCAGGGGGGTGGCGGCACGGACTTCCGCCCGATCTTCGCACTGCTGGACGCACACGAACCGGACGTCCTGATCTACCTGACCGACGGCTACGGCGACTTCCCCGAGCAGGCCCCGCGCGTGCCGACGCTGTGGGTGGTGCCGCCCGGCGGTCTGGAAGACGAGGGCTTCCCGTTCGGGGACGTGCTGCGCCTGGAGGAACACGGGTGA